One segment of Thermus tengchongensis DNA contains the following:
- the tdh gene encoding L-threonine 3-dehydrogenase — protein sequence MRALAKLAPEEGLTLVERPVPEPGPGEILVRVEAVSICGTDLHIWKWDTWAQGRIRPPLITGHEFSGVVEAVGPGVKRPQVGDHVSLESHIVCHTCPACRTGNYHVCLNTQILGVDRDGGFAEYVVVPAENAWVNPVDLPFEVGAILEPFGNAVHTVYAGSGVSGKSVLITGAGPIGLMAAMVARASGAGPILISDPNPYRLAFAKPYADRLINPREEDVLAVVREVTGSGVEVLLEFSGNETAIHQGLQALIPGGEARILGIPSDPIRFDLAGELVMRGITAYGIAGRRLWQTWMQGTALVYSGRVDLRPLITHRFPMSRYQEAFALLASGQGVKVILDPRA from the coding sequence ATGCGCGCGCTGGCCAAGCTGGCCCCGGAAGAGGGCCTGACCCTGGTGGAACGCCCCGTGCCCGAGCCGGGCCCGGGGGAGATCCTGGTGCGGGTGGAGGCGGTGAGCATCTGCGGCACCGACCTGCACATCTGGAAGTGGGATACCTGGGCCCAGGGGCGGATCCGCCCCCCCCTCATCACCGGCCACGAGTTCAGCGGGGTGGTGGAGGCTGTGGGGCCTGGGGTCAAAAGGCCCCAGGTGGGGGACCACGTGAGCCTGGAGAGCCACATCGTCTGCCACACTTGCCCCGCCTGCCGCACGGGCAACTACCACGTGTGCCTGAACACCCAGATCCTGGGGGTGGACCGGGACGGGGGCTTCGCCGAGTACGTGGTGGTGCCCGCGGAGAACGCTTGGGTGAACCCGGTGGACCTGCCCTTCGAGGTGGGGGCCATCCTGGAGCCCTTCGGCAACGCAGTACACACGGTGTACGCGGGGAGCGGGGTCTCCGGCAAAAGCGTCCTCATCACCGGGGCCGGGCCCATCGGCCTCATGGCGGCCATGGTGGCCCGGGCCAGCGGCGCGGGCCCCATCCTCATCTCCGACCCCAACCCCTACCGCCTGGCCTTCGCCAAACCCTACGCCGACCGGCTCATCAACCCCCGGGAGGAGGACGTGCTCGCGGTGGTGCGGGAGGTCACGGGGAGCGGGGTAGAGGTGCTTTTGGAGTTTTCCGGTAACGAGACGGCCATCCACCAGGGCCTTCAGGCCCTCATCCCTGGGGGGGAGGCGAGGATTTTGGGCATTCCCTCGGACCCCATTCGCTTTGACCTGGCGGGGGAGCTGGTCATGCGGGGGATCACCGCCTACGGCATCGCGGGCCGGAGGCTTTGGCAGACCTGGATGCAGGGCACCGCCCTGGTCTACTCGGGCCGGGTGGACCTGAGGCCCCTCATTACCCACCGCTTCCCCATGAGCCGCTACCAGGAGGCTTTCGCCCTCCTTGCCTCCGGCCAGGGGGTGAAGGTGATCCTGGACCCCAGGGCCTAA